A window from Flavobacterium gyeonganense encodes these proteins:
- a CDS encoding beta-ketoacyl-[acyl-carrier-protein] synthase family protein, translating into MNRRVVITGMGIYSCIGTSLEEVKDSLYKGKSGIQFDAERKEFGFQSALTGMVPKPDLKNLLNRRQRMSIGEETEYAYMATIEALKNANIDDAFFDNREVGIMYGNDSVSKAIIDATDIIREKKDTALIGSGAIFKSMNSTVTMNLSTIFKLRGINLTVSAACASGSHSIGLAYFLIKSGFQDIIITGGAQEINKYAMSSFDGLGVFSNRESDPEKASRPFDSGRDGLIPSGGGATLILESYESAIARGATIIAEVSGYGFSSNGGHISTPNVEGPATAMKRALEEANLKASDIEYINAHATSTPVGDANEAKAIFEVFGEKNPPVSSTKSMTGHECWMAGASEIIYSILMMQHDFIAPNINLETPDEDASKLNLVKSTLNKKFDIFLSNSFGFGGTNSALVVKKFK; encoded by the coding sequence ATGAACAGGAGAGTTGTAATTACTGGAATGGGAATTTATTCCTGCATCGGAACTTCACTTGAAGAAGTTAAAGATTCCTTGTATAAAGGAAAATCCGGTATTCAGTTTGATGCTGAAAGAAAAGAATTTGGTTTCCAGTCTGCATTGACCGGGATGGTACCAAAACCGGATCTGAAAAATTTACTAAACCGAAGACAGCGTATGAGCATTGGTGAAGAAACCGAATATGCTTATATGGCCACTATCGAAGCATTGAAAAATGCCAATATCGACGATGCATTTTTTGATAATCGCGAGGTTGGCATTATGTACGGTAACGACAGCGTTTCTAAGGCCATTATAGATGCAACAGACATCATTCGAGAAAAAAAAGATACGGCATTAATTGGTTCGGGAGCGATTTTCAAATCAATGAATTCTACGGTTACCATGAACCTTTCAACGATTTTTAAACTTCGTGGTATAAATTTAACTGTAAGTGCAGCCTGTGCGAGCGGTTCTCATTCTATTGGACTGGCTTATTTTTTAATAAAAAGCGGTTTTCAGGATATAATAATTACAGGAGGCGCACAGGAAATCAACAAATATGCGATGAGTAGTTTTGACGGTTTGGGTGTTTTTTCGAATAGAGAAAGTGATCCTGAAAAAGCGTCAAGACCTTTTGATTCAGGTCGTGACGGATTAATTCCGAGTGGCGGCGGTGCGACTTTAATTTTAGAAAGTTACGAATCTGCCATTGCAAGAGGTGCTACCATTATTGCCGAAGTTTCCGGCTACGGATTCTCATCAAATGGAGGACATATTTCGACTCCAAATGTCGAAGGACCGGCTACAGCAATGAAAAGAGCCCTTGAAGAGGCAAACTTAAAAGCATCAGATATTGAATACATAAATGCACATGCAACCTCAACTCCTGTTGGTGATGCAAACGAAGCTAAAGCTATCTTTGAAGTTTTTGGTGAGAAAAATCCTCCTGTAAGTTCAACAAAATCAATGACCGGACACGAATGCTGGATGGCCGGCGCCAGTGAAATAATCTACTCTATTCTAATGATGCAGCACGATTTCATTGCTCCGAACATCAATTTGGAAACGCCTGATGAAGATGCCTCAAAATTAAATTTAGTTAAAAGTACGTTAAACAAAAAATTTGATATATTTTTGTCCAATTCTTTCGGGTTCGGAGGAACCAATTCTGCATTGGTGGTTAAAAAGTTTAAATGA
- a CDS encoding acyl carrier protein, with protein MNKEEIIERINGFLVDEFEVDNDEIEPDANLKDTLGLDSLDYVDLVVSIESNFGVKLVEVDFVGIATFQNFYDLIESKLKAKTA; from the coding sequence ATGAATAAAGAAGAGATTATAGAACGAATTAATGGTTTTTTGGTTGATGAATTTGAAGTTGACAATGACGAAATTGAACCAGATGCTAATTTAAAAGATACACTTGGGCTGGATAGTTTAGATTACGTTGATTTAGTCGTTTCAATCGAATCGAACTTTGGTGTTAAACTGGTGGAAGTGGATTTTGTCGGAATCGCTACTTTTCAAAACTTTTATGACCTTATCGAATCCAAATTAAAAGCTAAAACTGCTTAA
- a CDS encoding HAL/PAL/TAL family ammonia-lyase has product MNTINEYLSLAEFEAIIFGNQKVVISDLVLNRISESFNFLKEFSGNKVIYGVNTGFGPMAQYRIKESDQIQLQYNLIRSHSSGTGKPLSPVCAKAAILARLNSLSLGNSGVHPSVIHLMAELINRDITPLIFEHGGVGASGDLVQLSHLALVLIGEGEVFYKGERRPTTEVFEIEGLKPIQVEIREGLALINGTSVMTGIGVVNVHHANKLLDWSLKASCAINELVQAYDDHFSEELNQTKRHKGQQEVALKMRQNLSDSTLIRKREDHLYSGENTEEIFKEKVQEYYSLRCVPQILGPVLETINNVASILEDEFNSANDNPIIDVKNQHVYHGGNFHGDYISLEMDKLKIVITKLTMLAERQLNYLLNSKINELLPPFVNLGTLGFNFGMQGVQFVATSTTAENQMLSNPMYVHSIPNNNDNQDIVSMGTNSAVITSKVIENAFEVLAIELITIVQAIDYLQQKDKISSVSKKWYDDVRKIIPTFKEDQVMYPFVQQVKDYLINS; this is encoded by the coding sequence ATGAATACAATTAATGAATATTTAAGTTTAGCCGAATTTGAGGCTATTATATTTGGAAACCAGAAAGTTGTCATTAGCGATTTAGTTCTAAACCGCATTAGTGAAAGTTTTAATTTCCTAAAAGAATTTTCAGGAAACAAAGTTATATACGGTGTAAATACGGGCTTTGGTCCCATGGCCCAGTATCGAATTAAAGAGTCTGACCAGATTCAGCTGCAATATAATTTAATCCGAAGCCACTCTTCAGGAACAGGAAAACCGTTAAGTCCTGTTTGTGCAAAAGCAGCCATTTTAGCACGTTTAAACTCATTATCATTAGGAAATTCCGGTGTTCATCCTTCCGTTATTCATTTAATGGCTGAATTAATTAACAGAGATATCACTCCTCTTATATTTGAACACGGCGGTGTTGGAGCCAGTGGAGATTTAGTTCAATTGTCTCACCTAGCTTTAGTTTTAATTGGTGAAGGCGAAGTTTTTTACAAAGGAGAAAGAAGACCAACTACCGAAGTTTTTGAAATCGAAGGTTTAAAACCAATTCAGGTTGAGATCAGGGAAGGTCTTGCGTTAATAAACGGAACTTCGGTTATGACCGGAATTGGCGTTGTAAATGTGCATCATGCCAATAAATTATTAGACTGGTCCTTAAAAGCCTCATGTGCGATAAACGAACTGGTTCAGGCCTACGACGATCATTTCTCTGAAGAATTAAACCAGACCAAACGTCATAAAGGACAGCAGGAAGTAGCTTTAAAAATGCGCCAAAACCTTTCTGACAGCACATTGATCCGTAAAAGGGAAGACCATTTATATTCCGGTGAAAACACCGAAGAAATCTTCAAAGAAAAAGTTCAGGAGTATTATTCTTTACGATGTGTGCCTCAGATTTTGGGACCGGTTTTAGAAACGATTAATAATGTTGCTTCCATTTTAGAAGACGAATTTAACTCGGCAAACGACAATCCGATTATTGATGTAAAAAACCAGCACGTTTATCACGGAGGAAATTTCCATGGGGATTATATTTCGCTTGAAATGGATAAGCTGAAAATCGTGATTACCAAATTAACAATGCTGGCAGAACGTCAATTGAATTATTTATTAAATTCAAAAATTAACGAATTACTGCCTCCGTTTGTAAATTTAGGAACCTTAGGATTTAATTTTGGAATGCAGGGCGTTCAGTTCGTTGCAACCTCAACCACTGCCGAAAACCAGATGTTATCAAACCCAATGTATGTTCATAGTATCCCAAACAACAACGATAATCAGGATATTGTAAGCATGGGAACCAACTCGGCTGTAATTACTTCAAAAGTTATCGAAAACGCGTTTGAAGTATTGGCAATCGAATTAATTACCATTGTTCAGGCCATTGATTATTTACAACAAAAAGATAAAATTTCATCTGTTTCTAAAAAATGGTATGATGATGTTCGAAAAATAATTCCAACATTTAAAGAAGATCAGGTCATGTATCCTTTTGTTCAGCAAGTAAAAGATTATTTGATCAACAGTTAA
- a CDS encoding WG repeat-containing protein, producing the protein MKKVFIFLLLAGVQFVNSQGLALVKKNSKIGYLAKDGSFKIEPQYKSAKSFSEGLAAVEKDGKWGFIDTKGTWIIPADFKNAKDFNSGIAIVQKDKDWVYINTKGEILKAPASEKLYDFNDGVAFIKQGNKVGLINSKMAVVLEPKYDQIKPFENGYARVELNKNWGIINTAGKELVEPAYAEIGNYFKNTTWARKDKTFGIVSSGKFIPVDGAEKIWDFEIQDLTFAKKNGKIGFIDLKGNWVILPIYDKAKAFSKNLAPVLVGSKWGYINPKAEFVIPPIYSDAEVFTSNGLAPVKESNWGFINESGKLIIPTQYGITANGIAALFVQQDKGFIDGLARVKNEGKWGFLKPDGTVLSNQWFENAELFSKSAERNAPAEKPKSETKSTNSAGKSAPKKRNNKVISITKNKIPHI; encoded by the coding sequence ATGAAAAAAGTATTTATTTTTTTGTTACTGGCAGGTGTTCAATTTGTTAATAGTCAGGGATTGGCATTAGTTAAAAAGAATTCAAAAATTGGATATCTCGCTAAAGACGGTTCTTTTAAGATTGAGCCTCAGTACAAATCTGCCAAAAGTTTTTCTGAAGGTCTGGCTGCTGTCGAAAAAGATGGAAAATGGGGTTTTATTGATACAAAAGGAACCTGGATAATTCCGGCAGATTTTAAAAATGCCAAAGATTTTAACAGCGGAATTGCAATCGTACAAAAAGATAAAGACTGGGTTTATATTAATACAAAAGGAGAAATCTTAAAAGCACCTGCTTCTGAAAAATTATATGATTTTAATGATGGTGTAGCTTTTATAAAACAAGGAAACAAAGTTGGGTTAATCAATTCTAAAATGGCTGTTGTTTTAGAACCAAAATACGATCAGATCAAACCTTTTGAAAACGGTTATGCCAGAGTTGAGCTGAACAAAAACTGGGGAATTATAAATACTGCCGGAAAAGAATTGGTAGAACCTGCTTATGCTGAAATAGGGAATTATTTTAAAAACACAACCTGGGCCAGAAAAGACAAAACTTTTGGAATCGTAAGCAGTGGGAAATTTATTCCAGTTGATGGTGCCGAAAAAATCTGGGATTTTGAAATACAGGATTTGACATTTGCCAAAAAAAACGGAAAAATCGGATTCATTGATCTAAAAGGAAACTGGGTTATTCTGCCAATATATGATAAAGCAAAAGCTTTCTCAAAAAATCTGGCACCAGTACTGGTAGGTTCAAAATGGGGTTATATTAATCCAAAAGCAGAATTTGTAATTCCGCCAATATATAGTGATGCAGAAGTTTTCACTTCAAATGGTCTCGCTCCTGTAAAAGAAAGCAATTGGGGATTCATTAATGAAAGTGGAAAATTAATCATCCCAACCCAATACGGCATTACTGCAAATGGAATAGCTGCCCTTTTTGTTCAGCAGGACAAGGGATTCATTGATGGTCTTGCAAGAGTAAAAAATGAAGGAAAATGGGGATTTCTAAAACCTGACGGAACCGTATTAAGTAATCAGTGGTTTGAAAATGCTGAACTATTTTCTAAATCCGCTGAAAGAAATGCCCCTGCTGAAAAACCTAAATCAGAAACCAAATCGACAAATTCTGCAGGAAAATCAGCTCCCAAAAAAAGAAATAATAAAGTTATCTCTATAACAAAAAATAAAATTCCACATATATGA
- a CDS encoding Y-family DNA polymerase gives MYALVDCNNFYASCERVFQPEFNGKPVAILSNNDGCVISRSNEAKAAGVPMGAPAFKIRELVKEKNVKLFSSNYPLYGDLSNRVMEILRQFTPNVEIYSIDEAFLNFDGVGVLDYQDYGLQMKSRIQKWLGLPVCIGFAETKALSKLANKIAKEFQERTKGVYVIDTDEKRIKALKWTKIEDVWGIGYRTKKKAKLRNINTALDFINPVHEAWIKKEMGVIGLRLKCELEGKSVLDLEPLPEQRKSIATTRSFPKQISDFDLLRERIVTFASVCAEKLRKQNSCCHTIIVMLVIDKHSVKSSQYYFNMAVTLSYATNSTLTISNTAIEMLKKLHKGNEGIRFKKAGVIVTELIDEDKKQFQLFEEENPKHLALMKVMDQLNTKIGNRKVKLASQNLKLTWDMNQNHLSPKYTTDFSKLLEVKCL, from the coding sequence ATGTATGCTTTAGTTGATTGTAATAATTTTTATGCTTCATGTGAACGTGTTTTCCAGCCGGAATTCAATGGAAAACCTGTTGCGATATTATCGAACAATGATGGCTGTGTGATTTCGAGAAGCAATGAGGCTAAAGCAGCTGGTGTTCCTATGGGTGCCCCGGCATTCAAGATCAGGGAATTGGTTAAAGAAAAAAATGTCAAGTTGTTTTCGTCGAATTATCCTTTGTATGGAGACCTGAGCAATCGTGTGATGGAAATTTTGAGACAGTTTACCCCGAATGTCGAGATTTACAGTATTGACGAAGCCTTCCTGAATTTTGATGGTGTGGGTGTTTTGGATTATCAGGATTATGGACTTCAAATGAAATCCCGGATTCAAAAATGGCTTGGGCTTCCGGTTTGTATTGGCTTTGCTGAAACAAAGGCCTTATCAAAATTAGCCAACAAAATTGCAAAAGAATTTCAGGAAAGAACCAAAGGTGTTTATGTAATTGATACTGACGAAAAACGGATCAAGGCTTTAAAATGGACTAAGATTGAAGACGTCTGGGGCATTGGTTACCGTACCAAAAAGAAAGCTAAACTTCGAAATATTAATACGGCTCTTGATTTTATTAATCCTGTACACGAAGCCTGGATTAAGAAAGAAATGGGCGTGATTGGTCTTCGCCTGAAATGTGAACTCGAAGGCAAATCAGTTTTGGATTTAGAACCTTTGCCGGAACAGAGAAAGAGTATTGCAACGACGAGAAGTTTTCCTAAGCAAATTTCCGACTTTGATTTGCTGCGTGAGCGTATTGTTACTTTTGCTTCTGTTTGTGCCGAAAAATTACGTAAACAAAATTCCTGCTGCCATACTATTATAGTTATGCTGGTGATTGATAAACATTCGGTAAAATCATCCCAATATTATTTTAATATGGCTGTAACGCTGTCTTATGCTACTAATTCAACTTTGACTATTTCGAATACCGCCATAGAAATGCTGAAGAAATTACACAAAGGAAACGAAGGAATCCGCTTTAAAAAAGCTGGCGTTATAGTGACCGAATTGATTGATGAGGATAAAAAGCAGTTTCAGTTGTTTGAAGAAGAAAATCCAAAGCATCTGGCTTTAATGAAAGTAATGGACCAGCTGAACACTAAAATAGGAAACCGGAAAGTAAAACTGGCTTCGCAAAACCTTAAATTGACCTGGGATATGAACCAGAATCATTTATCCCCTAAATATACAACCGATTTTAGTAAACTTCTGGAAGTAAAATGTCTGTAA
- a CDS encoding NAD(P)/FAD-dependent oxidoreductase: MIKEFVDVLIIGAGPSGCVSASYLHMNGVKIKVVEKTKFPRLVVGESLIPRVMDHFAEAELFESLDAMNFEKKLGARFIRGEEICVFDFSQKFGEGWDWTWQVPRADFDNTMAQEVIRKGIDLEFETEVLEVSFEGKNSKTIVKDKDGNLKEIHAKFIIDSSGYGRVLPRLLDLDTPSKLDPHSSIFTHVKDINREEGEEGTQISFDILETEVWLWVIPFSNGNTSLGVVGPTDFINSLSENKDNAEALRNAIQKSDYYIKRFKGTEFLFEPVKLENYSRAVKRMYGDGFALTGNSSEFLDPVFSSGVAFATESGMLAAKLYLKEAQGIPVDWEVEFTQYMKRGIAVFTTYVQEWYTGNLQTLFFHQPENPDVKEKICSVLAGYVWNEENPFVKKHDHVIKNMAYLLNMQKEQSPE, encoded by the coding sequence ATGATAAAGGAGTTTGTAGACGTTTTAATCATAGGGGCAGGACCATCAGGATGTGTTTCGGCATCCTATCTTCATATGAATGGTGTTAAAATAAAAGTTGTTGAAAAAACGAAGTTTCCAAGACTAGTTGTAGGTGAGAGCCTTATTCCGAGAGTGATGGATCATTTTGCGGAGGCTGAGCTTTTTGAAAGTTTAGATGCGATGAATTTTGAAAAGAAATTAGGAGCCCGTTTTATAAGAGGAGAAGAAATTTGCGTTTTTGATTTCAGCCAGAAATTTGGTGAAGGCTGGGACTGGACCTGGCAGGTGCCAAGAGCGGATTTTGATAACACAATGGCACAGGAAGTAATCCGAAAAGGAATTGATCTGGAATTTGAAACAGAGGTTCTGGAAGTTTCCTTTGAAGGGAAAAATTCTAAAACCATCGTAAAAGATAAAGATGGAAACCTAAAGGAAATCCATGCGAAATTTATTATTGATTCCAGCGGTTACGGACGTGTGCTCCCAAGGCTTTTAGATCTGGATACGCCTTCGAAACTGGATCCACATTCGTCTATTTTTACTCATGTAAAAGATATAAACAGAGAAGAAGGCGAGGAGGGAACACAGATTTCATTCGACATTCTCGAAACCGAAGTCTGGCTTTGGGTAATTCCGTTTTCGAATGGAAATACCAGTTTAGGAGTTGTAGGACCAACCGATTTTATCAATTCGCTTTCAGAAAATAAAGATAATGCGGAGGCTTTGCGAAATGCCATTCAGAAATCCGATTATTATATTAAAAGATTTAAAGGTACTGAATTTTTATTCGAACCTGTAAAACTGGAAAATTATTCAAGAGCCGTAAAAAGAATGTACGGAGACGGTTTTGCTCTGACAGGAAACAGCTCCGAATTTCTGGATCCCGTATTTTCATCCGGAGTCGCTTTTGCAACTGAATCCGGAATGCTGGCAGCAAAATTATACCTGAAAGAAGCACAGGGAATTCCTGTTGACTGGGAAGTAGAGTTTACGCAATATATGAAACGTGGTATTGCTGTTTTTACTACTTATGTGCAGGAATGGTACACAGGAAATCTTCAGACGCTGTTTTTTCATCAGCCTGAAAATCCGGATGTGAAAGAAAAAATATGTTCAGTTTTAGCTGGTTATGTCTGGAACGAAGAAAATCCGTTTGTTAAGAAACATGACCACGTTATTAAAAATATGGCCTATTTACTCAATATGCAAAAAGAACAAAGCCCTGAATAA
- a CDS encoding LexA family protein: protein MSVKKEQKLTFFEPDFESDIRIPYIHEGVSAGFPSPAADFMETSIDLNKELSENPLATFYIRVKGNSMIDAGINDKDVLVVDRSLEPQNNKIAICFIDGEFTVKRIQVEKDCLYLMPENADYSPIKVTEENQLIIWGMVTYVIKKV, encoded by the coding sequence ATGTCTGTAAAAAAAGAACAAAAACTGACCTTTTTTGAGCCTGATTTCGAAAGTGACATCAGGATTCCTTATATCCATGAGGGTGTTTCGGCCGGTTTTCCGTCGCCCGCAGCTGATTTTATGGAAACCAGTATCGACCTGAACAAAGAACTAAGCGAAAATCCGCTGGCTACTTTTTATATCCGGGTCAAAGGCAATTCGATGATCGATGCGGGTATCAACGATAAAGATGTCTTAGTAGTTGACCGAAGTCTGGAACCGCAAAACAATAAAATTGCGATTTGTTTTATCGATGGCGAGTTTACCGTAAAACGCATTCAGGTTGAAAAGGACTGTTTGTACCTCATGCCTGAAAATGCAGATTACAGTCCTATAAAAGTTACCGAAGAAAACCAGCTTATTATTTGGGGAATGGTTACTTATGTGATTAAAAAGGTGTGA
- a CDS encoding lipid A biosynthesis acyltransferase, whose amino-acid sequence MSQWDGKSKGTVLGYRIFVFLIRKAGVKSAYFLLYFVASYYFLFLKKSNKAISYYFKERLRYSYFQSKKMVFKSYYTFGQTIIDKVSISAGLRNKFTYEFDGIEILKRLLAEKKGGVLISAHIGNFEIAEHFFGDIDLDFQINLVTTDLEHSAIKNYLESVTQKSAVKFIIIKEDLSHIFEINAALANNELICFTGDRYFEGTKSLSETILGKEANFPAGPFLIASRLKVPVVFVYVMKEPNLHYHLYAREATVKHRDEKGLLKEYIKSVETILQKYPLQWFNYFDFWNDLKP is encoded by the coding sequence ATGAGTCAATGGGACGGCAAATCAAAAGGAACAGTTTTAGGCTATAGAATATTCGTTTTTTTAATTCGGAAAGCGGGTGTTAAATCTGCTTATTTTTTACTGTATTTTGTCGCTTCTTATTACTTTCTATTTTTAAAGAAAAGCAATAAGGCTATTTCTTATTATTTTAAAGAAAGACTTCGATATTCGTATTTCCAGTCAAAAAAAATGGTTTTCAAAAGCTATTATACTTTTGGCCAGACCATCATTGACAAAGTTTCTATTTCAGCCGGTCTGCGAAATAAATTCACCTATGAATTTGACGGAATCGAAATCCTTAAAAGGCTTTTAGCCGAAAAAAAAGGCGGTGTTTTAATCAGCGCGCATATTGGAAATTTTGAAATTGCGGAACACTTTTTTGGGGACATCGATCTTGATTTCCAAATCAATCTGGTCACTACCGATTTAGAACATTCGGCAATTAAGAATTATCTCGAAAGCGTTACACAGAAATCTGCTGTAAAATTCATTATCATCAAAGAAGATCTCTCGCATATTTTTGAGATCAATGCGGCTCTTGCAAATAACGAACTAATCTGCTTTACCGGCGATCGTTATTTTGAAGGCACCAAATCACTTTCTGAAACTATTTTAGGAAAAGAAGCTAATTTTCCTGCAGGCCCATTTCTAATAGCTTCCCGATTAAAAGTTCCGGTAGTTTTTGTTTATGTAATGAAAGAGCCAAACCTTCATTATCATTTGTACGCCAGGGAAGCCACCGTTAAACATAGGGACGAAAAAGGATTACTGAAAGAATATATAAAAAGTGTTGAAACTATTTTACAAAAATATCCGTTGCAATGGTTCAATTATTTCGATTTTTGGAATGATCTGAAACCATAA
- the fabG gene encoding 3-oxoacyl-ACP reductase FabG, with amino-acid sequence MKCVLVTGGSRGIGSAICKKLAVESNYHILINYHSNKTAAEETLQEVQKLGATGEILGFDVSNFEEVQVVLTKWQEANPEAIVEAIVNNAGITKDGLFMWMTPEDWNGVVNTSLNGFFNVTQFFIQKMLRNKYGRIVNMVSVSGVKGTAGQTNYSAAKGAIVAATKALAQEVAKRNITVNAVAPGFIRTDMTSQLDEKELLKLIPVNRFGEAEEVADLVSFLISKKSSYITGEIININGGIYS; translated from the coding sequence ATGAAGTGTGTATTAGTAACAGGTGGTTCAAGAGGAATTGGTAGCGCTATTTGTAAAAAATTAGCTGTCGAATCTAATTATCACATTCTGATTAATTATCATTCAAATAAAACTGCTGCCGAAGAAACGCTTCAGGAAGTACAAAAATTAGGCGCAACCGGAGAAATTCTCGGATTTGATGTCTCTAATTTTGAAGAAGTACAAGTTGTTTTAACAAAATGGCAGGAAGCCAATCCCGAAGCGATTGTTGAAGCGATTGTAAATAACGCCGGAATTACAAAAGATGGTCTTTTTATGTGGATGACTCCCGAAGACTGGAACGGTGTTGTGAATACAAGTCTCAACGGATTTTTTAATGTAACACAATTTTTTATTCAGAAGATGCTTCGCAATAAATATGGCCGAATCGTAAATATGGTTTCTGTTTCCGGAGTAAAAGGAACAGCCGGGCAAACCAATTATTCTGCTGCAAAAGGTGCTATTGTTGCTGCTACAAAAGCTTTGGCTCAGGAAGTAGCAAAACGTAATATTACTGTAAATGCAGTTGCGCCGGGTTTTATCAGAACAGATATGACAAGCCAGCTAGATGAAAAAGAATTATTGAAATTAATTCCAGTCAATCGTTTTGGCGAAGCAGAAGAAGTTGCAGATTTGGTAAGCTTTTTGATTTCAAAAAAATCGAGTTATATTACCGGCGAAATTATCAACATAAACGGTGGAATATATTCTTAA